TGGTCGGCAGGCAGCACCGTCTATCCGAGAGCGCTACGCAAAAATCTGCGACCGGAAGAGCGTGCGTTGGTCATCTTTGAGTAGGCACGACCCAGCTCTCTAGGGATGGCTTTCCTAGTCCTCCGTGCGGCCTACCACCATCAACCCGCGAGGGGTCGGCTATGCGCGCATGCCGCCGCTGCGCCTTCGGCTGCGCGGTGATCGCGGCCGCTTGAGGACACTGACGGACGCCATCGAGCGGGATCGGCCTCGCTCAGGATGGAGCCTTCAAATATCGCACGATCTTTCCCTTGCACAGTATAACGCCTTCGATCTCGCCCGCACTCTGATGGTACCGGTCACGCTTTTCCAAGTCGAAGGCGCATACGGCGTGATGCCGAGCGACGAACTCGACGACGCCGACGTGATCCTCGTCCACGAATACGATCCACACGAATTCATCCCGGCTCGTTGAGCCCGGTTTTCCCCTTGTGTGCCGCTTGCGAGCGGGCGGCCGCAAGGGAGGCTGCGCCGCGGCGGGCCGAATGCCCCGCATAATTCATCACTTGCCAAGCCGCGCCCTTGCCCCCTTCGCTCTTCGCGGCAAGGGCGGATGGTCCCGCAAGCTGCGGGAGTAGGAAATTCAAACGGGAAAGGGCCGGTACAGCGCCGGGAGGCAGACATGGAAAAGAAGGACATCGAAGAGCTGAAGACGCGTGTGCCCTGCGCTTCCGTGCTGGAGAAGGCCGGGTTTGCGATCGATCTGAAGGAAAGCACGCGCAAGGCCCTCAAATATCGCCGCGGCGGCGACATCATCATCGTCATCCATGACGGCAAAGGCTGGTTCGATGCGCTGTCCGACGCCAAGGGTGGATGTATTCTCGCTGGTGGAGCATCTCGACGGCCTCGCATTCCCGGACGTGCTGCAGCAGGTCACGGATCTCGTCGGCTTTGTGCCGACCGAACCTGTCTGGACACGAAAGTCCAGCGAGCACCAGCCCGATCTCTGTCTCGTGGATCGCTGGCGTGCGCGACGTGGACCATGGCGAGGCTCGCTGACCTGGTGCTATCTGCGCGACCGGCGTGGCATTCCGGAAGCGATCATCAGTGCCGCCATCCGCTATGGCGGATTGCGCGAAGGCCCGCACGGCAGCATGTGGGCAGCCCATCTCGACGGCGACGGCGTCGTGACCGGCTGGGAAGAGCGCGGGCCGGAATGGCGAGGCTTCGCCAGCGGCGGCAGCAAGGTGCTGTTTCGGTTCGGACCGGCCAATGCAAGTCGCATTTACGTCACGGAAGCCGCGATCGACGCGATGAGCCTCGCCGCAATCGAAGACCAGCAGCAGGATAGCCTTTATCTCAGCTCGGGAGGCGGTTGGGCGCCGGCGACGGTTGCCGCCATTCGGGTGCTGAGCGCGCGGTCAGGTGCACGCCTCGTAGCCGCGACCGATAACAATCGGCAGGGCGAGGTCTATGCCGAGCGGCTCGCGGTCATCGCGCAGGAGGTCGGCTGCGACTACCAGCGGCTTCGTCCCTGCGCCGATGACTGGAACGAGCAGCTAAGGACCCGCGCCTAATCCTCGCGTTTTCGAAACATCCGAGAGCGAAACACAAAGGCTCGCGATTTCGCTTGATGCGTACTCGGCAATGGTGCGCAGCAGGCGCGTATCTGCCGTGACGAATCTTGATCCGGTTCTGTGTGTCGCAATCAGATAAACGCAATCATAGGTCGGATGCGAAAGCTCGATCGCTCGGCGCGTTGCATCGCGATGCTGGCGTCGACGACGAGCGGTCAAAGCCGTTCGGACAACCGGTATTGGGCGAGGCCAAGCCAGGTGCGGGTGGCAACATCGCCGCTGTCGCCGTCGCTAATTCGTCGCCTGACGGTTATACGCTCGGACTGGTCACCGGTGCCCACGCGATTTCGGGCGCGCTGTATAAGACGTTTGCCTATAATCCGGTTGACAGTTTCGAGATGGTTTCGACGCTCGTCTTTTATGGGCTCGTCGTTGCCGTGCGATCAGACCATCCGGCAAAGACCTTGCCAGAACTGATCGCGCTCGTGAAACAAAAGCCCAACGAACTCAGTTTCGGATCGGCCGGATTTGGCAGTACCCATCATCTCGCCGGCGAACTCCTGAACACGACCGCCGGCATCAAGATGGTCCACGTGCCCTACCGCGGCGATGCGCAAAGCATGACAGCCTGCTTAGTGGAGAGGTCCCGGTCATCATTGGCACGACCGTCTTGTTGGCCGGGCAAATCGAAAGTGGAGCCGTCCGTGGGTTGGCCGTGACGTCACCTTCGCGCACGCCCCTGTTGCCGAACGTGCCGTCGGCCGAGGAAGCGGGCCAAGCGGGATATGACGTCCGGACCTGGGCAGGACTCGTGGCCCGGAAAGGCACACCCGCCGACATTGTGAGCAAATTGAACGCAGAAGCCGCCGCGATGCTTAAGGATCCCGCCGTTAAAAAGGCGCTTGAGACCGCAACCGGTGGCGAAGCGCGCGGAAGCACTCCCGTGGAGATGCGAACGCGAGATCGTGAAATGGTCGAAGATCATTGATGAAGCAGGCATAGCTCGCATCGATTGAGGGCAGTTCGTAGCAATCCTTATCGTCCATCATCGGCGAATCATCACCGACGATGTTGACTCTTGCCTTTCGTCGCGAGATTCCCGGTTGCGGGGAAGGCCGGCGCCGCCACGGCGACGAACATTTTCGATTATTTAGTATCTTTTTGAATTAATTTGATCGTGTGGCCCATTGGAGCTTCGTCCCGGAGAGGGGGATGCTCTTCCTGCCGGCGATTGAGGACGTCATGACCATGCTATTCCGGAACGCGGACTTGCTTCCTGCCGCGATAGCGCTCGGCGCGGTGCCTATCGCCAATCGCGATCCGTCATCTTCCGGCTTTTGGCTCGGCCTTGCGATGGCGTCGGTCGCAGCCATCGCAGTCATCGGGGCACGATTTTGGAACAAGAGGGACAATATCCCTTTGGACGAGGATCGTCTTGCGATCAGTGCCTTTTCCACCATCGTGGACGGGGTCGCGGTGTTCGACAAGCAGGGCTGCCTGACCGCGAATGACGCGGCGGCACGAATTCTCGGCTTGAAGAGCGGGCGCGATATGGTCGGCCTTCAATTGAGCGCCATCTCCCTCGACCCCCAGCCCAATGGCAAGAGCGTCGGTCAGTGCTTCGCGGAAACCGCAGCCGTCGTCGCCAAAAACGGAAGCGCGACGTTCGAATGGTGGCTTCGCCGGACGGATGGAACTCCTGTTCCGATCAGAGCCGGCCTGGTGCCCGCCACGTGCAGGGGCAAGCAGATCAACATCTGTTCCTGGCAGGACATCTCGGCCCTGGTCGAGATACGTGACGAGCGCAAGCGAACGATAAATGCGCTGGCCGATGATCTTGACAGGAGCGTCATGGGAGTTGTCGAAGCGGTCTCGTCACAGGCCGCCGAACTCAACCACGCGGCGGGCTCTCTGTCGTCCTTGGCCGAGCAAAATGAAAGCGAAGCAAAGGCAGTTGCACTTTGTTCCGAGCAGGCGTCGGTAAGCGTCCAGTCCATGTCCTCTGCAGCGACGGAATTGTCTTCCGCCATACAGGAAATTGGTCGCCAGGTTGAAGATTCCGCCACGGTCACACGGGCCGCAGTCACGGAAGCAGGCCGGGTGGACCGCATCATGAGTGAGCTTGCGACCGCTTCACAGAAGATCGGCGACGTGGTCAATCTGATAAACGCTATCGCAAGCCAGACCAATCTGCTTGCCTTGAACGCGACGATAGAAACGGCCCGGGCGGGTGAAGCCGGCAAGGGGTTCGCGGTCGTCGCTCAGGAGGTGAAAGCTCTAGCAAGTCAGACCGGCAAAGCGACGGACGAAATCGCCGTGCAAATCGGATCTGTTCAGTCCGCCTCTCGTGAGGCGGTCGAGGCCATCAAAGCCATTTCGGTCACAATCAACAAGATCAGCGGCATCGCATCGGCCATCGCTTCGGCCGTCGAAGAACAGGGGACCGCCACCACGCTCATTGCCCGGAACGTCCAACAGGCCTCAGACAGCGTCGACCAGGTAAGCGGAAGAATTGCGACTGTCACCCGGGCGTCCACAGAGACTGAAGAGGCCTCGAGCCAGGTCGTCAATGCCGCGCAGCATCTCTCTCAACACTCGGTGCGGCTCAAAAGTGACGTTAGCGACCTCGTTCTCAAGATGAGGGCGGCTTAGAAAGCGTTCCCCGACCTTAGTTAAGTCGCGATGGACTTCTGGAGGCCCACGCCCTTACCGCCTCACGGCGAGTTCTGGTCGGCACGAACGACTTCCGCGCAATGAGAGAAATGGAAGTGATCGCTGTTGGACCGGAATGACAGAAGGCAGGGATGTAGCGGTCAGGAGACTGATCTCCTCGCCATCTTCGAAACGGAGACCGGCTTGCGTTTTGCGCTTCATGTGGAAGTCAAGCATCCCGGGGATAGATTTAGGGAGGGCGGACGTCAGGCCACCGCGTATCCGATTAGAGCACACTGTTGGGCAACTGGCGCGCCTGCCAAGGTTTTGCGACACTCGATGGCCACGACCGCATTGCTATATGGTGAGGCAAAGCTCGGCGAATACGCAGCTCATGCTTCGCACTTTGCGACCGTTCTCACTTTTGAGGAAATCAAAAAGCACTTCCCGCATGTTGCGCCGTAGCGGAGGTTTGATCCGCAGCCGCTCGACGTCAATAGAACTCAAGATGGCCTATGCCGCTGCGGTCGCAGGTGAGGGGAGCGCGAAGCCGAAGCCAATGAAGGATGTGCCGCGCTCTGTCGGCGCGCTTAGCAGATCCTATTATCAGAGCGACGCATTCCGCACTCTGGGTGAGGGTAGCTAGTCCGGCTATCGCGGGCGCCTCGAGCAGATGCGACGCGACCACGGCCACCGTGCCGTCGCCAGTCTGACGAAGGAACGCATCGATGAGAAGATCCTCAAACCGCTATCCAACAGGCCGGGCGCAACTCAGGATGGATGCGAGCTGCAACGACGGCGGCCAGGCTCCCACTCGACTGCAAGCCGCACGGCTTGCGCAAGGCCCTCGGTCGCCTGCTGGCCGATGCCGGTGCAACCGCCCACGAAATCACGGCGGCACTCAGCCACCTGACGCTGACCGAACTGGAACGTTACACGCGGGAAGCCGACCGTCACCGGGGTGGCCGTCGCGCAAACCTGTTCTAGGGCGACCTTGACCACAAAGGTCTTCAGCCGAGGTAAACACGTCATCACGCCGCCTCGAAGCGTTTGGGAAACAGGCCGCGCTCGCGCGTAAGGACTACGAGGACCGTCGGCGCCGGCAGGCGCAAGGTGTGTTTCGGCGTGGGGTCTCAACCATGATCGGCATGGGGGTCCCATCGTTTCAATTCAATGAAATCAATGGCCTGAAGGGGTCCCGACGACGCCGATGGGGGTCATTTTTCGATCAGCATTCACAGCGTTTGCTCGACGCATGGCAGGACGACACCCTGCGAGCCTTCATGGACCCGTCAAAATCGGTCCATGCGGAGGCCTTTGCAACTGGATAGCCGCTTTACAGCTCAACCCCATGGTCCGCGAGAATCTGACGCGTCAGGGGGCCCTTGATCTCGCGGGCGATCTCGTCACGGATCTGCGCTCCGAACTCCCGCTCGGCATCTCTGTTGCCGATCAGGTCATGATCGGCAAGCCGTTGCTGGAGGCGGTTGTCGAACTCTTCGCCCATTGCCTCGACGAGCCGATCCTGCATCTGTGCGTGGGCTTCGGGGGCGATCCGGCTCACCACCGTCTCCCAGGGCTGCCAGCGGGTTGCCAGATAGTCGGCGAACCCCGTCGCCTCCTCCTCGCGCACCCGCGTCTCGGCCATGCTGAGATCGTAGTCGGTAACCCATGAGACGCCGAAGAAGCGCATGTCCGGGGCGATGTGCCGTAGCTCCAGCTTCTCGCGCAGCTTGACCTGATAGGCGAGATAGACCTCGATCTCGTCGACAAAGCGGAGCGAGTTGACCTTCTCCCGGGCGATTCCCTCGAGCGCGCCCAGGCGGAACAGAACGCGGCCCTGTTCGACGAGATCACCGAGCCGATGGTCATAGGCGCCGCCCTCGACGTCAGCGCTCAGTCGTGCGCTCTGCATGCCGTTCCAGGTCAAAGTGATGCGATCCTCGCAGCTCTCGCTCGCCCCGAAGGCCTGCTGAAAGTAGTGCTGGCGCAATTGCGGCCTCATCGCCGCCTGCTGCAGATCTTCGATCACGGCCTGCCGGAACTGGGGATTGCCAGAATTTACGGTGTCCCGCAGCCTGTCGAGAAAGCGCGCGTATTCGGGAGCACCCGCCTCCTCGGCGAAGTTCTGCCAGGCGGCCAATGACTCCGGCGCCTCGTCGAGCCAGTCCGCCACCACTTCGGGCAGCGGCCGCGCCTGAGTTTCCGCGATTGCCTCGTCCATCGAAAAGAAGACCCGAGGACCGACATAGCCTGGCGCATTCAGGGCCGCTGCCAGATTCGTCCTCACCCGCTCGGAAAGCGAATTATTCTCCAGATAAGCCATACACCCAGAACCCAGCTGCGTTAGCAGGGACTCCGGCAGGCTGGCCAGCCGGTTGTCGCGCGCCTCGAGCACCTGGAGCTCGGCCGGGAGGGTCTCGGGCAGACTGGTCAGCCGGTTGCCGCTGGCATGAAGCCTCTGGAGCTCAGGCGGGAGGGTCTCGGGCAGGCTAGTCAGCTGGTTGTCGCGGACGAAAAGCAACTGGAGCTCGGAAGGAAGACTCTCGGGCAGGCTGGTCAGCCTGTTGCCGTCGGCTTCAAGCTCTTGAAGTTCGACCGGGAGGTTATCAGGCAGGCTCATCAGCCGGTTGCCGCCGACGGCAAGTAACTGAAGTCCAGCCGGGAGGGTCTCAGGCAGGCTGGTCAGCCGATTGCCGCGAACGTCGAGGTCCTGGAGCTCGGCGGGTAGCGTATCTGGTAGGCTGGTCAGGTGATTGGCGCCGAGGGCGAGGGTCTGAAGGCCCTCCGGAAGTGTTGCGGGCAGGTTGGTCAGCTGGTTGCCGCCAAGGGCAAGTATCTGAAGTCGAGCCGGAAGAGTGTCCGGCAGGCTTGTCACCCGATTGCCGCGAACATCTAAGTGCCGCAGCTCGGTCGGCAAGCTTTCTGGCAGGCTGGTCAGGTGATTGAAGCCGACTTTGAGGGTCTGAAGGCGCTCCGGGAGTGTTGGGGGCAGGCTGGTCAGCTGGTTGCGGCCGATGGTGAGTGATTGAAGTGCCGGCGGCAGGGTGTCGGGCAGGTACATCAACTCGTTGTCGCTGACGTCGAGCGCCCCGAGATCGGGCGGAAGGGCGGGGGGCAAGGTCGTCAGGCGCAGGTGTGATAGGTCCAACTGTGGATAGAAGGCCCAAGCTTTGATTCGTCTTACGGCCTCGTGCCGGTCCTCCCCTTCTGTCTGCTCCTCTTCGCCAGCCCAACTGTTCAGGACCTGGCCAAGCTGCGATCGGTGGAGGACGGGATGTTCAACGTTCGTCGGATTGCTGGCAGGGGAGGCCTGCCGATCACTCAAAACTTCGCCCCACCGCGCGGGCGCCAGCGTGAGCCAGTGCCCTTCTTCTGAAGTATTGCTATGGCCCCGTCCAGGCTCTCGATCGAGGCTCAATTCCCCGAGATCATCCTCCCAAGGCAGGCCAAGCGTGGTTGGCCACTCATCATCGGCTTGCTCCGACGAATACTCCTCCCGATCGAGACTATGCGTCGGCAAGTGGACAGCTGAATCCATGCCGTGCCGATAGCCCATGACACTGAAATCGCCCTCTGGCACCAGGCCACGGCGATTCGCCGCCGCAAAAACCCCATGCTCATTGCAGCCCTGTTCAGATTCAACGGGCGGACTTGAGGGCAGCTGCGACGTGCCTTCGTCGACGAGGTCTAACCAGTCCGCATCTGTGTTCGACACTGCACAGGGGTGGCCGGGGAGATGTGGACTGCGGGCCGGGAGCTCGCGCAAGTGCAACTCGTTTAGCTGCTGCTCAAACCCCATTTGGTTCGCTTGCGGCTGCTGCACCTCATCGCGGTCTGTCCGCGCGAAATCCGGCGCTTCAAACGGGTTGTCATTGTTTAACCGATCCATCCCATTCTCCCTTGGCCAGATCCGAACAGCTACGCCGGATCCAGATCGAAACGTTCTGACTAAGAGGCGTAGTTTTCGAGAAGCTGACGAGAAATTAGAATGGGGGTCTCTGCCGATGAGGTCCCGTCGCGGGATTGGTAGGAATTGAAGGTGGAGTAGTCTCCGAGGTGATCAACCTCGAATTATCCGGCGTTGGAGCGCCGGACCGGAGACCACGCTGACCAGCAATATCACGAAGTCGCATGCCCCACAGTGTGAAGGAGAGATGGCTCCCCAACTTTTCGACGATTGGTTCGATCCGATTGAAACTGCTGTGCGGGAACGAGCGCGGGAATTTATTGAAGAATTGATCCGCGGTGAGCTTGATGCGGCCCTTGCCCGTCCGCGAGGCCGAGAAAGGCCATCAACTGGCGGGGATTGTCGAAGCGGGAGAAGTCGCCGACCTCGGCAACCACCGTCACGGCAACGATGAAGGCGACGCCGCGCATGGCCTGCACGGCCTCTACGAACGGCGTCATCGACCATTGTGGCGCCAGGTCCTCGATCCGCTTGGTCAAGCAGTCCACACGGGCCTCAGCGTCGGTCACGGCATGAATGTAGTCCTGCAGAACGATTTGGCTCGCCGGGTGATCGAAGCGCACCGTGGTGAGCCAGCGACGATAAGCCAGAGTCCACCCCTTCTTCCCGGCATAGATGCGGCCATGTCGGAGCAGGAAGCCTTGGAGATGTTGCCGCGCCTTGCCGAGCACACGCATCCCCGTGGCGCGGGCTCTCACCAAGTCGCGCATGGCCTCATGCGCCGCATCCGGAATCCACACCGCTGTCAGCTCGCCGCTCCGGTGCAGCTTGGCCAGCATCGCCGCATCGCGCCGGTCGGTTTTTACCCGATCCCCGGCCTTCATCAGGATCAGCGAGGGGGCCACCACAATGCAGTTGTGCCCCAGTCCCGTCAGTTGTCCCGATGCAGGCCATATCCGCAGGGGCCGGCTTCGTAACAAGAACTGACCTGCCGGTCACCCTTGCCAAGCTTCTTCGCCAGCTTGGCGATTTGATCGGCGCGATTAGGGATGATCCCCAAGTTAGGAACTTCCCCGCCGCGCATCCCTTCCGCCACTGCGACCGAAATCGTCGCCTTGTGCACATCCAGCCCTACGAAAATGCTATCGTTCATCAGGCCCGCTCCCCATGCTTGAGGCTCGGCGCCGGACCATCCGGCGCAACCCTCGATAGGAGCTTGCCGCGGGGCGGGCCGCCCGTCACCTCAGAGGGCAAACATAGGGTCTAGGCTAGTTAGCTCGAGTTGGACTATGATGGATTGGAGTGAGAGTTTAATGCTCTCGATGAGACAGGGCGGTGTGTGCATCGGGAGGTCAAAAAAGTCCATTGAAGACAAATGTGACACGCCGTTCTTGAACTAATTGCGCGCGTCCCAGGACCTCGCACCGGGCGCAGAGCGGCCGTTTGCGAACCTTGGTGAGGTGGCGACTGCCGTCATGGTCGTCGAGTCCCGTGTACGGTTCGCATAGGACCGAATGCATAGCGCGCAGACGAAGCCCAGTGATTCAGCGCTGGCCAACCGCAGAACACGATCTAAGCGGGATGTGGGTGCGACATCGTGGCTTCGCGCTTTGAGGCAAATCATCGCTGAATTTGACGCGACTATGCAGCGGATTGGCGGATTTCTGGCATGCGGCAATAAGGCTACCCGCCGTTGCGCGTACTGGCATAAGCTGCACATCACAGCTATCCAATCTTCCAATACCGTCTGCAACCTAAGCGATACGCTCGGAGCGCGCGTAACGATGAAAAGGGTGTGCGCGAAAGAGGGAGCCCAGTACGTCGTCTGCGCCTCCAGCCTTCAGCGCCAAGAAGAAGGGACCAGGGCAATGTGTCCAGCGCATAGTCGACATCTGCTGAATTCTGTGCCGTAGCAGAGGGTAGGCTCGCGTATTGGAGTTACATCATGCTGCGGGCGGGTCTGGATCGCTGCGACGGGTTGCTGGATGCGAAGGCCGGCGAGATGGTCTTCGTTTCGGGCGGCACCTTCCGGATGGGCTCGGACCATCATTATCCTGAGGAAGCGCCAAGCCATCGTGTATTCGTCGACGGTTTCTGGATCGACCGCACGCCGGTGACCAACCGGCTGTTCAAGCAATTCGTCAACGCGACCGATCACGTCACCGAAGCCCAGATCGTTCCCGACGCGAAGGATTATCCCGGCGCGGTGCGCGACATGCTCTATGCCGGATCGTTGGTGTTCTCGCCGCTCCCGCGCATCACGGATCTGAAGGATTGGAGCCAGTGGTGGACGTTCATGCGCGGCGCCAATTGGCGGCATCCCTACGGTCCGAAGAGCAACCTCCGGGGTCTCGACGATCATCCGGTCGTCCACGTCTCCTATAGCGACGCGCTCGCCTATGCGCGCTGGGTGGGCAAGGATCTTCCGACCGACGCGGAATGGGAGTTCGCCGACGCGGCGGGCTCGACGGTGAGGAATTCGCCTGGGGCAACACGCTGACGCCGGGCGGCAAGCACATGGCCAACATCTGGCAGGCAAACTTTCCTGTCCAGAACCTCGGCGAGGATGGGTTCGAGCGCACCTCGCCGGTCATGGCCTTTCCCCCGAACGGCTACGGCCTCTACGACATGATCGGCAATGTCTGGGAGTGGACCTCGGACTGGTGGTCGCCGAGGCATCAGACCGACGCGGCGAAGCCCTGCTGCATCCCGCTCAATCCGCGCGGCGGCCGCGAGGAGGCGAGCTTTGATCCATGTCAACCAAACATCCGTATTCCCCGTAAGGTTCTGAAAGGCGGGTCGCATCTTTGCGCACCGAACTATTGTCGTCGCTATCGCCCCGCTGCGCGTCATGCGGAACCGGTCGATACGTCGACCAGTCATGTCGGATTCCGGTGTGTGGTGCGGGTGTCCGGTTCTCCGCCGTCGGAGGGGCCCCCTAGGAAAAAGAAAGTAGGAGTATCAAATGCGCGACGACCTCAAAGACAAGCGCAAGGCTGCGGTAAATCCAGTTGTCAACGGCCCGAGGCCGTTGCTTCGCGGGCTGCTCATGGCGGCTCTGGTCGCGACGAGCCTGTCTCCTCTCATCAAGTTTCCTGCAAACGCGCAGCAGCCGAGTTCGGCGAAGCCCAACATCCTCGTCGTCTTCGGGGATGACATCGGTCAGTCCAACATCAGCGCCTATACCCGCGGGGTGATGGGTTACAAGACGCCGAACATCGACCGTATCGCCAATGAAGGCATGATATTCACCGACTACTATGCGGAGAACAGCTGCACGGCGGGACGGTCCACGTTCATAACGGGGCAAGTCTGCTTGCGGACCGGCCTTTGCAAGGTTGGCATTCCCGGCGCCGCGGTTGGCCTGCAGGACCGCGACATCACCATTGCCCAGGCGCTCAAGCCCCTTGGCTACGCGACAGGGCAATTCGGCAAGAACCATCTTGGCGATCGTGACGAATATCTGCCGACGAAGCACGGATTCGACGAGTTTTTTGGCAACCTCTATCACCTGAACGCGGAGGAAGAGCCGGAGCGTCCCTATTATCCCAAGAACGATACCACCTTCACCAAGAGCAACTCGCCGCGTGGCGTGCTCAAGGCCTCCGCCGACGGCAAGATCGAGGATACCGGGCCGCTCAATCGCAAGCGGATGGAAACCGTTGACGACGAGACGACGGCCGCGGCAATCGATTTCATGCAGCGCCAGGCGCGGGCCAACCGGCCGTTCTTCACCTGGATGAATACGACGCGCATGCATGTGTTCACCCATGTGCGCGCATCCATGCAGGGACAGAGCGGCATGCCGGGCAACGAATATGCCGACGGCATGATCGAGCATGACGGCGACGTCGGCAAGCTCCTCAAGGCGCTCGACGATCTCGGTATCGCCAACAACACCATCGTGGTCTACACGACCGACAATGGTCCCAATCAATGGTCTTGGCCGGACGCGGCGACGACGCCGTTCCGCAGCGAGAAGG
This region of Bradyrhizobium sp. CCGUVB1N3 genomic DNA includes:
- a CDS encoding helicase; its protein translation is MPPLRLRLRGDRGRLRTLTDAIERDRPRSGWSLQISHDLSLAQYNAFDLARTLMVPVTLFQVEGAYGVMPSDELDDADVILVHEYDPHEFIPAR
- a CDS encoding methyl-accepting chemotaxis protein; translation: MLFLPAIEDVMTMLFRNADLLPAAIALGAVPIANRDPSSSGFWLGLAMASVAAIAVIGARFWNKRDNIPLDEDRLAISAFSTIVDGVAVFDKQGCLTANDAAARILGLKSGRDMVGLQLSAISLDPQPNGKSVGQCFAETAAVVAKNGSATFEWWLRRTDGTPVPIRAGLVPATCRGKQINICSWQDISALVEIRDERKRTINALADDLDRSVMGVVEAVSSQAAELNHAAGSLSSLAEQNESEAKAVALCSEQASVSVQSMSSAATELSSAIQEIGRQVEDSATVTRAAVTEAGRVDRIMSELATASQKIGDVVNLINAIASQTNLLALNATIETARAGEAGKGFAVVAQEVKALASQTGKATDEIAVQIGSVQSASREAVEAIKAISVTINKISGIASAIASAVEEQGTATTLIARNVQQASDSVDQVSGRIATVTRASTETEEASSQVVNAAQHLSQHSVRLKSDVSDLVLKMRAA
- a CDS encoding NEL-type E3 ubiquitin ligase domain-containing protein, translating into MDRLNNDNPFEAPDFARTDRDEVQQPQANQMGFEQQLNELHLRELPARSPHLPGHPCAVSNTDADWLDLVDEGTSQLPSSPPVESEQGCNEHGVFAAANRRGLVPEGDFSVMGYRHGMDSAVHLPTHSLDREEYSSEQADDEWPTTLGLPWEDDLGELSLDREPGRGHSNTSEEGHWLTLAPARWGEVLSDRQASPASNPTNVEHPVLHRSQLGQVLNSWAGEEEQTEGEDRHEAVRRIKAWAFYPQLDLSHLRLTTLPPALPPDLGALDVSDNELMYLPDTLPPALQSLTIGRNQLTSLPPTLPERLQTLKVGFNHLTSLPESLPTELRHLDVRGNRVTSLPDTLPARLQILALGGNQLTNLPATLPEGLQTLALGANHLTSLPDTLPAELQDLDVRGNRLTSLPETLPAGLQLLAVGGNRLMSLPDNLPVELQELEADGNRLTSLPESLPSELQLLFVRDNQLTSLPETLPPELQRLHASGNRLTSLPETLPAELQVLEARDNRLASLPESLLTQLGSGCMAYLENNSLSERVRTNLAAALNAPGYVGPRVFFSMDEAIAETQARPLPEVVADWLDEAPESLAAWQNFAEEAGAPEYARFLDRLRDTVNSGNPQFRQAVIEDLQQAAMRPQLRQHYFQQAFGASESCEDRITLTWNGMQSARLSADVEGGAYDHRLGDLVEQGRVLFRLGALEGIAREKVNSLRFVDEIEVYLAYQVKLREKLELRHIAPDMRFFGVSWVTDYDLSMAETRVREEEATGFADYLATRWQPWETVVSRIAPEAHAQMQDRLVEAMGEEFDNRLQQRLADHDLIGNRDAEREFGAQIRDEIAREIKGPLTRQILADHGVEL
- a CDS encoding transposase gives rise to the protein MAPSLILMKAGDRVKTDRRDAAMLAKLHRSGELTAVWIPDAAHEAMRDLVRARATGMRVLGKARQHLQGFLLRHGRIYAGKKGWTLAYRRWLTTVRFDHPASQIVLQDYIHAVTDAEARVDCLTKRIEDLAPQWSMTPFVEAVQAMRGVAFIVAVTVVAEVGDFSRFDNPRQLMAFLGLADGQGPHQAHRGSILQ
- a CDS encoding arylsulfatase; the encoded protein is MAALVATSLSPLIKFPANAQQPSSAKPNILVVFGDDIGQSNISAYTRGVMGYKTPNIDRIANEGMIFTDYYAENSCTAGRSTFITGQVCLRTGLCKVGIPGAAVGLQDRDITIAQALKPLGYATGQFGKNHLGDRDEYLPTKHGFDEFFGNLYHLNAEEEPERPYYPKNDTTFTKSNSPRGVLKASADGKIEDTGPLNRKRMETVDDETTAAAIDFMQRQARANRPFFTWMNTTRMHVFTHVRASMQGQSGMPGNEYADGMIEHDGDVGKLLKALDDLGIANNTIVVYTTDNGPNQWSWPDAATTPFRSEKDTNWEGAFRVPAMIRWPGRIKAGEVSNDMVSGLDWLPTLLAAAGDTDIKERLLKGTDLGGKTFKVHLDGYNQLPYLTGQQPKSARSEFYYFNDDGEVVAYRFNDWKIVFCEQRQPGGFVVWANPFTCLRAPKIFNLRMDPFERADVVSDQYYDWFAKNAYLAQYGVWRVAPFLQTFKEYPPSQRSASFSIDQMIDAMMKNLDKTAPK